The following coding sequences are from one Rhodobiaceae bacterium window:
- a CDS encoding multidrug efflux system subunit MdtC, producing the protein MVKLLEALIFRTRIIILAALAVFTLYAGYFATQLKMDAGFDKQLPAGHEYIQTFQEYREKLFGSNRVIIVLEAKEGSIWNKEFFQEYKDITDDIFFLPGVARHTVTSLWTPNTRYLEITEEGIRADDVIPGTVTSETMNPEALAQIENNVIRGGFVGRLVAGDFRSAMITAELLEYNPKTQEKLDYFDLAAKLESEIRAKYETEGGDYNVRIIGFAKLIGDIADGAQSVVQFFFIAFVLTTLSVYLYARSIILTFLPLFCSLVSVVWQFGVLAFLGYGLDPLAILVPFLVFAIGVSHGVQQINLITAEISNGATSEEAARTSFSGLLIPGTMALVTDLVGFGTLILIPIQMIQELAITASIGVALKIITNLIMLPILASYFTFDEGFADRVARARETRLKIMRILGNIANPKTAVITLIVSTGFFIAAVVESQDRHVGALHPGSPELHPDARYNVDSTTIAEKFSLGLNLLTVVTETPTEACIKYDQMRYLNRFTWHMENVEGVSLAISLPYAVKNSSAGWNEGNLKWRALPRNQFALVQAVGPVPPSTGLLNQNCSVMSLLVFLEDAKATTIERAVEEVVAWRAANEREDVKIRLASGNMGVAAAVNQEIETSELPMMLWVYVAIVILVVLTYRDWRATIACTIPLTFATFFGYWFMELLEIGLTVATLPVMVLAVGLGVDYAFYIYNRVQFHLAEGLNITDSYKQTLFETGMAVVFTAITMAVGVSTWTFSALKFQADMGLLLTFMFSINMIMAITTLPSIAVVLDMLFPRKRPVKAPSGALAH; encoded by the coding sequence ATGGTAAAGTTACTCGAAGCCCTTATTTTTAGGACCCGCATCATCATTCTCGCAGCGCTTGCGGTATTCACGCTTTATGCGGGGTATTTCGCGACGCAGCTGAAGATGGACGCCGGGTTCGACAAGCAGTTGCCAGCGGGGCACGAATATATTCAGACCTTCCAGGAGTATCGAGAGAAACTCTTCGGTTCGAACCGTGTGATCATTGTGCTGGAAGCCAAAGAAGGCTCAATCTGGAACAAAGAATTCTTCCAAGAATATAAAGATATCACAGACGATATCTTCTTCCTTCCTGGGGTTGCCCGTCACACCGTGACATCGCTCTGGACGCCTAACACGCGGTATCTTGAGATTACAGAAGAAGGCATTCGTGCTGACGATGTGATCCCCGGTACGGTGACGTCAGAGACGATGAACCCGGAAGCTCTCGCGCAGATCGAAAACAACGTTATCCGCGGCGGCTTCGTTGGGCGCCTGGTGGCGGGAGATTTCCGCTCTGCGATGATTACGGCAGAGCTCTTGGAGTACAACCCGAAGACTCAAGAGAAGCTCGACTATTTTGATCTTGCTGCAAAACTTGAATCGGAAATTCGAGCGAAATATGAAACTGAAGGCGGCGACTACAACGTCCGCATCATTGGTTTTGCGAAGCTGATCGGTGACATTGCCGATGGTGCGCAATCGGTTGTTCAGTTCTTCTTTATCGCTTTCGTTTTGACGACCCTCTCTGTGTATCTCTATGCACGGTCGATCATTCTCACCTTCCTGCCCCTTTTCTGTTCACTGGTTTCAGTGGTCTGGCAATTCGGGGTTCTGGCCTTCCTCGGTTACGGTCTTGATCCACTCGCGATCCTGGTTCCGTTCCTGGTCTTTGCGATCGGGGTGAGCCACGGGGTGCAGCAGATCAACTTGATCACCGCCGAAATATCCAACGGCGCAACCTCAGAGGAAGCCGCACGGACAAGCTTCTCTGGCCTATTGATCCCTGGGACGATGGCTCTGGTGACTGACCTTGTGGGCTTCGGCACACTGATCTTGATCCCGATCCAGATGATCCAGGAACTCGCGATTACGGCATCGATTGGTGTGGCGCTGAAGATCATCACCAACCTCATCATGCTGCCGATCCTCGCTTCCTACTTCACGTTTGACGAAGGATTTGCTGATCGTGTCGCTAGGGCTCGCGAAACGCGCCTTAAGATCATGCGGATACTTGGGAACATTGCGAACCCGAAAACGGCAGTGATCACACTGATTGTTTCAACGGGCTTCTTCATCGCTGCGGTCGTCGAAAGCCAAGACCGTCATGTCGGTGCGCTGCATCCTGGATCACCGGAACTTCACCCTGATGCCCGCTACAATGTCGACAGTACGACCATTGCGGAGAAGTTCTCGCTCGGTCTTAACTTGTTGACCGTTGTGACGGAAACGCCAACGGAAGCCTGTATCAAATACGACCAGATGCGCTACCTGAACCGTTTCACGTGGCACATGGAAAATGTTGAAGGTGTCTCTCTTGCCATCTCACTGCCATATGCGGTGAAGAACTCATCGGCAGGTTGGAACGAGGGCAATCTCAAATGGCGTGCGCTTCCGCGTAACCAGTTTGCCCTGGTACAGGCTGTGGGCCCTGTTCCACCATCAACAGGCCTTCTCAATCAGAACTGTTCGGTTATGTCGCTTTTGGTCTTCCTGGAAGACGCAAAGGCAACAACGATCGAGCGAGCGGTTGAAGAAGTTGTTGCATGGCGTGCTGCAAACGAACGCGAAGATGTGAAGATCCGTCTCGCGTCCGGCAACATGGGTGTTGCTGCTGCGGTGAACCAGGAGATTGAAACATCAGAGCTGCCAATGATGCTCTGGGTATATGTGGCAATCGTCATCCTGGTGGTTCTCACCTATCGTGACTGGCGTGCGACAATCGCATGTACCATTCCACTTACCTTCGCCACCTTCTTTGGCTACTGGTTCATGGAGCTGCTCGAGATCGGGCTCACCGTGGCGACATTGCCAGTGATGGTGTTGGCCGTGGGTCTGGGTGTGGACTACGCGTTCTACATCTATAACCGCGTTCAGTTCCACCTGGCCGAAGGCTTGAACATTACGGACAGCTACAAGCAGACACTCTTCGAAACTGGTATGGCGGTTGTGTTTACAGCCATCACCATGGCGGTTGGTGTGTCGACTTGGACCTTCTCAGCCCTGAAATTCCAGGCTGACATGGGTCTCTTGCTTACCTTCATGTTCTCAATCAACATGATCATGGCGATCACAACACTGCCTTCCATTGCAGTGGTTCTCGACATGCTCTTCCCACGCAAACGCCCTGTGAAGGCGCCGTCAGGCGCTCTCGCGCACTAA
- a CDS encoding tellurite resistance protein TerB has protein sequence MLDKILSLLQDGPKAPPAATVASGDVKQVAAAALMVEAARLDRDFDEGERATITRVVKEQFGLTDDAANDLVDVAEKRQKANYSDMAFINIVANSFDDGEKKDLLKMLWAVALSDGSLHKFEEHLVNHVATQLGLSADDTAAAKEAAKG, from the coding sequence ATGCTCGATAAAATTCTGAGCCTTTTACAAGACGGCCCAAAAGCACCACCTGCAGCGACTGTTGCCAGTGGTGATGTAAAGCAGGTCGCGGCGGCGGCGTTGATGGTTGAGGCGGCTCGCCTCGATCGCGACTTTGACGAAGGTGAACGCGCGACAATCACGCGTGTGGTGAAGGAGCAGTTCGGCCTGACCGACGATGCGGCAAACGACCTTGTGGACGTTGCTGAGAAACGTCAGAAAGCCAACTATTCCGACATGGCTTTTATCAATATTGTGGCTAACAGCTTTGATGATGGAGAGAAGAAGGACCTTCTCAAAATGCTCTGGGCGGTTGCACTCTCAGACGGCAGCCTTCACAAGTTTGAGGAGCACCTGGTGAATCATGTGGCTACGCAGCTTGGGTTGAGCGCTGATGACACAGCAGCAGCGAAAGAAGCCGCAAAAGGCTGA
- the yihX gene encoding alpha-D-glucose 1-phosphate phosphatase YihX, with product MVQAVIWDFGGVLTTSPFEAFNRFEAERGLPKDFIRQVNSTNPDTNAWALFERSDITLAEFDDMFAKEATALGGSVTGREVVSLLSGDIRPEMVTALKRCKEKFTVGCITNNVSAGEGAGMARTEAKAAAVSEVMSLFDHVIESSKIGIRKPDPRIYEMACETLGVEASQSVYLDDLGINLKPAKALGMTTIKVLNAEQALTDLETAVGFSLR from the coding sequence ATGGTTCAGGCGGTAATTTGGGATTTTGGTGGCGTGCTCACCACGAGCCCTTTTGAAGCATTCAATCGGTTTGAAGCAGAGCGGGGTTTGCCCAAGGACTTCATCCGGCAGGTTAATTCAACCAACCCCGATACAAATGCCTGGGCTCTTTTTGAGCGAAGCGATATCACGCTGGCCGAATTCGACGACATGTTCGCAAAGGAAGCGACCGCATTGGGTGGCAGTGTTACCGGCCGCGAGGTCGTTTCCCTTCTTTCCGGTGACATCCGCCCGGAAATGGTAACAGCTCTTAAGCGCTGCAAAGAGAAGTTCACCGTGGGCTGCATTACCAATAATGTAAGCGCAGGTGAAGGCGCTGGCATGGCGCGGACAGAGGCCAAAGCGGCTGCGGTTTCAGAAGTGATGAGCCTTTTCGATCATGTCATCGAAAGCTCTAAGATTGGCATCCGCAAACCGGATCCACGCATCTACGAAATGGCGTGCGAAACACTTGGTGTCGAAGCATCCCAGTCTGTCTATCTGGATGATCTCGGCATCAACCTCAAACCCGCCAAGGCGCTCGGCATGACAACAATCAAGGTTCTGAACGCCGAGCAAGCGCTGACCGACCTGGAAACGGCGGTCGGCTTCTCGCTTCGCTAA
- a CDS encoding short chain dehydrogenase gives MTHKILMTGITGLVGRWTAAALTRNGATIVAPVRNASKRAQGLIEWMSDHGGDAERLILVEGDLATENFLEQESLRQHLDNVTHVYSFAALMDWGLPPKLAKRVNASAVRELLDWAKAQRDLQRFVHISGYLVTSPRHREAINFDPAALATSASNPKKQLRRLYKRVGAYEASKIEADFLVRQAAVNGLPTTILNPATVIGASDTGEAHQVFGIEGLIDGLKRGTLSAVPGTPQAWTPLVTIDYVAAFAAKVPLQDADQSTDYVLLNQGTPTLKNMVGIIADELNLRAPNKHIPIWALRAVLKSGMEKRLGTPAETLAFINDYRFDTSTAEAAAVRAGIAQADIETALRKTLRFIESAAPNRVAA, from the coding sequence ATGACCCACAAAATTCTGATGACTGGTATCACTGGCCTAGTCGGCCGTTGGACTGCTGCTGCGCTTACTCGCAATGGTGCGACCATCGTTGCCCCCGTTCGCAATGCGAGCAAGCGGGCGCAAGGCTTGATCGAATGGATGTCTGATCACGGCGGCGATGCAGAACGCTTAATACTTGTTGAGGGTGACCTGGCAACAGAGAACTTCCTTGAACAGGAATCACTCCGCCAGCATCTCGATAACGTCACCCATGTGTATAGTTTCGCGGCCCTGATGGATTGGGGGTTGCCTCCTAAACTGGCAAAGCGCGTCAATGCCAGTGCTGTTCGTGAGTTGTTGGATTGGGCAAAAGCTCAACGCGACCTCCAGCGCTTCGTTCACATATCCGGCTATTTGGTAACCTCGCCCCGCCACAGAGAGGCGATCAATTTTGATCCAGCTGCTTTGGCCACAAGCGCCTCAAACCCAAAGAAACAGCTCCGCCGCCTATACAAGCGGGTAGGAGCGTATGAGGCTTCGAAAATTGAGGCTGACTTCCTTGTGCGGCAAGCCGCAGTTAACGGCTTGCCGACAACGATCCTCAACCCGGCGACTGTGATTGGAGCCTCAGACACCGGCGAGGCCCACCAGGTATTTGGAATTGAAGGTCTGATTGATGGATTGAAACGAGGAACGTTAAGCGCTGTGCCAGGAACCCCTCAGGCTTGGACCCCTCTGGTGACGATCGATTATGTTGCTGCCTTCGCCGCCAAAGTTCCTCTTCAGGATGCTGACCAGAGCACCGACTATGTTTTGCTAAATCAAGGCACGCCAACACTCAAGAACATGGTCGGGATCATTGCAGACGAACTCAATCTGCGAGCGCCAAACAAACACATTCCCATCTGGGCATTGAGAGCGGTGTTGAAAAGCGGCATGGAGAAACGGTTGGGCACACCAGCGGAGACTCTGGCATTCATCAACGATTACCGTTTTGACACGAGCACTGCAGAAGCTGCAGCAGTTAGAGCTGGCATCGCGCAGGCTGACATTGAAACAGCCCTTCGAAAGACTCTGCGGTTCATCGAGAGTGCCGCGCCAAACAGGGTCGCTGCCTGA
- the yxaF gene encoding putative HTH-type transcriptional regulator YxaF, with the protein MVMENQQSNAPETEIHDARQSKGDRTRQALVETTARLLQEQGFAATGLNQIVRESGQPRGSLYFHFPGGKEELAAAAVTAGAAQVEAILQEGLAGAEHPEAVLVKTASLFAEELRASQFSKGCPVSTVALEATKATPLLQRACADAYDAWLALITTTFIRLGLPSDRSPRLARLTLSSIEGALLLAKATQDITPLNDVAADLSPLLKV; encoded by the coding sequence ATGGTGATGGAAAATCAACAATCAAATGCACCCGAAACTGAAATCCACGACGCGCGCCAAAGCAAGGGCGATCGAACGAGACAGGCATTGGTTGAGACGACAGCGCGCTTGCTTCAAGAGCAGGGCTTCGCCGCAACCGGGCTCAACCAGATCGTTCGTGAAAGCGGTCAGCCTCGTGGATCACTCTACTTTCATTTTCCCGGCGGCAAGGAAGAGCTCGCGGCGGCGGCAGTCACGGCAGGTGCCGCTCAGGTTGAGGCAATTTTGCAGGAAGGTCTGGCCGGCGCAGAACATCCAGAAGCTGTTCTCGTAAAGACCGCATCGCTGTTTGCAGAAGAGCTGCGAGCCTCGCAATTCTCCAAAGGGTGTCCCGTCTCAACTGTCGCTCTTGAGGCAACAAAAGCGACACCCCTGTTGCAGAGAGCCTGTGCAGACGCCTACGACGCTTGGCTCGCACTTATCACAACAACCTTTATTCGTCTCGGGCTCCCGTCAGACCGAAGTCCCCGCCTTGCCCGGCTCACACTATCCTCAATTGAAGGCGCGCTTTTACTAGCCAAAGCGACGCAAGACATAACACCACTGAACGACGTCGCGGCGGATTTGAGCCCCTTATTGAAAGTTTGA